The Methanospirillum lacunae genome includes a window with the following:
- a CDS encoding FeoA family protein, with product MKNITVENLSPGSTAIITGISGDPMIRRRLMEMGVLPGSPLTLIRWAPMGDPAECQIRGYKLSIRRSEAALITVSQEGDA from the coding sequence ATGAAAAATATTACTGTTGAAAACTTATCACCCGGATCAACTGCAATTATAACTGGGATATCAGGAGATCCCATGATCAGACGTCGACTTATGGAAATGGGTGTTCTGCCTGGATCACCCCTGACTCTTATCCGCTGGGCTCCGATGGGTGACCCGGCTGAATGCCAGATAAGAGGTTACAAACTCTCTATTCGAAGATCTGAGGCTGCATTGATAACGGTCTCTCAGGAAGGAGATGCATAA
- a CDS encoding FeoA family protein has protein sequence MVPLSLKQEGDRVQVEKILGTGYLASTLSQLGIIVGEELIVVQKVNESVIIRIRGSRYALGTGAACMVMVNPLPGAA, from the coding sequence TTGGTCCCGTTAAGTCTGAAACAAGAAGGAGACCGGGTCCAGGTTGAAAAAATTTTAGGAACAGGGTACCTTGCAAGTACTCTCAGTCAGCTTGGCATTATTGTCGGCGAGGAACTCATAGTTGTTCAGAAAGTGAATGAATCAGTGATTATCAGAATACGTGGAAGCAGATATGCCCTTGGAACCGGGGCAGCGTGCATGGTTATGGTAAACCCATTACCAGGAGCAGCATGA